The sequence CTTCATATTACTCTGCTCTTTTCTTTTAATAACTTCCATTAATCATATCACAGGCCCAGTTTCCATGCAACTTTTTTGCTGCCTGTCAAAAGCTTTCCTTCCTGTTACTTAAGATAAAACAATGGTTGCACGATTTTCATATTAATGATACCATAATAAAAACATTTTATTTGGGAGGAATACCACATGGAAATCATCATACCGGAAAACTATGACCCCAAACTCTCTGTACGGGAGACCCAGGAGGCCATTAAATACATTAGAGATACGTTTCAAAAAGAGCTTGGTAAGGAAATGAATCTGGAACGAATCTCAGCCCCCCTGTTTGTAGAGCGCAGCAGCGGATTAAACGATGATTTAAGCGGCGTGGAGCGCCCGGTACGGTTTGATATCGCCGGCATTCCGGACGAAACCGTAGAAGTTGTTCACTCCCTTGCCAAATGGAAGCGCATGGCCCTTCATGAATATGGCTTTCTGCCCGGCGAAGGCCTTTATACCAACATGAACGCCATCCGGAGAGACGAGGATTTAGACAACCTCCACTCCTGTTATGTAGACCAATGGGACTGGGAAAAGGTTATTACCAAAGAGGAGCGGAATGAGGAAACCTTAAAGGAAACCGTCCGAACCATCTTTAAGATCATCAAGCACATGCAGCATGAGGTCTGGTACAAATACCCACATGCCGTGAAGCATCTGCCAGAGGATATCACCTTTATCACATCCCAGGAGCTGGAGGACCGTTATCCGGACAAAACCCCAAAGGAACGGGAAAACTTAATCACAAAGGAATACGGCTGCATCTTTCTCATGAAGATCGGGGACAAGCTTGGGAGCGGAAAGCCCCATGACGGAAGAGCACCTGACTATGATGACTGGCAGTTAAACGGGGACATTCTGTTCTGGTTTGAGAATTTAAACTGCGCCCTGGAAATCTCCAGCATGGGCATCCGGGTGGATGAAGAATCCCTGGCAAGTCAGTTAGAAAAAGCTGGATGCGAAGACAGGAAAAACCTTCCTTACCATAAAATGCTTTTAAATGGAGAACTGCCCTATACCATCGGAGGCGGTATCGGACAATCCCGTCTCTGCATGCTTCTTCTGGACAGGGCTCATGTGGGAGAAGTTCAGGCCAGCATCTGGCCAAAGGAAATGCGGGAAGAATGCGGAAAGCATAACATCGTTCTTCTGTAGACCCACCGGATAAATAAAAGGGGGGTGTTGTTCAATCGCAATTGATTGCGGTTGAACAACACCCCTTTTCTATGTAGCTAATGTCAGAGTTAGTGGGCAGTTCTC is a genomic window of Lacrimispora sphenoides containing:
- the asnA gene encoding aspartate--ammonia ligase, encoding MEIIIPENYDPKLSVRETQEAIKYIRDTFQKELGKEMNLERISAPLFVERSSGLNDDLSGVERPVRFDIAGIPDETVEVVHSLAKWKRMALHEYGFLPGEGLYTNMNAIRRDEDLDNLHSCYVDQWDWEKVITKEERNEETLKETVRTIFKIIKHMQHEVWYKYPHAVKHLPEDITFITSQELEDRYPDKTPKERENLITKEYGCIFLMKIGDKLGSGKPHDGRAPDYDDWQLNGDILFWFENLNCALEISSMGIRVDEESLASQLEKAGCEDRKNLPYHKMLLNGELPYTIGGGIGQSRLCMLLLDRAHVGEVQASIWPKEMREECGKHNIVLL